The DNA window GTTTGAAAGGACCAAAACCGCGCTGCTGCTCAGTAAAAACAACGACTACGACGCCTTCCAGATCAAAAAGAAAATCTTCTACTCGAAGATTCAGATCCTGGAGAGCCGTTCGACCTTCAGCGACTCTTTTTATTACGACGACGAGTTCATCAAGAATGTCGCGCTGCTGAAGCAGCAGTACCGCACGTTGGATGAGCTCTCCGCCGGCTTGCTGGTGGGGCAGAGAAACAAGGCGGACATTCTCTCTTATATGGATGATATTGAGGGCACGCTGGTCGATATCCAGGAAATTATTTATCGGATACAGATTAAAAACTTTACCGAAGTGAAAGGCATCATCCAGGACAACTCGAGTAAAGCCGAGATGTTCGCCCTCTTTTCGCTGATTTTGGTATTCCTGATGATGTTCCTGGTGCTGAGAAATGCCTTCTCGTTGAAAGAGATCATCAAGAACAAGAACATCTTTATCTCTTCCATCTACCACGAGATCGCCGGTTCGACCCAGGCCATCGTCATTGCCGCGGATATCATGGAGCACGAGCTGGCGCAGGAAGAGTTGAAAAAAGAAGCCCGCCTGGTCTCCTATCACGGTAATAAGATCGCCGAACAAACGCGCGAGGTGATGGATTATTCACGGCTTGAGATGGGGGAAGTCAAAATCAATATTTCCACCTTCCGGCTGAATGAGGTGGTGGACGATGCCGTAACCGGTATCGGCGCCGGGCGCGGCAATCGCCTCATGATTCACCGTTCGTCTTATGCCGGCCTGATTGGTTCTGATAAATACAAGCTCTACCGAATATTGGCCAACCTGCTCAGCAACGCGGACAAATTTACCCACCACGGCGCGATCGCCCTCAATGTGAAGGTGTGTCACGGTAATCTGTATTTGCGGGTAAAAGACACCGGCATCGGGTTTAACGTCGATAACCTGGATCGGTTATATAAGGCGTTCAATCAGGGGGTGGAAAGGGAAACGCGGCAGGGGTTGGGGCTGGGGCTGACCATTATCAAAAATTACGTCACGACGATGAAAGGCACCATTAGAGCCAAATCCGTCGAAGGGGTGGGCTCATCGTTCTTGGTCCGCATCCCGGTCAAACTAATTAAAGAATAGGTTCGACAGCAGCAGCGAAGAGATAATCAGCGGCTTGGTCGGTTTTTCCACCAGATGCACGTCATAGTGCAAGATCATATCGCCGATGTTTTTCTCGTAGTGATTCAGCTGGCCGGTCAGAATGATGATGCGGGCGTGCGGATCGAGGGCGTCTTTAATTTTCTTCACGACGCGTTCGGAGGTCTCGCCGAAGTCCAACAGCCAGTCCAGAATAAACGCCTCAAAGGACTGCTGTTCCAGCGCGGCCAGCATGGCGTCCGCCGTCTGAAAGGTCTCAGTCTCGATGCCGTATCGGCTGGCGATCTTCTTCAACAGTTCGAGAATATCGCCGTCATTATCCAGGATCGCGATACGCGGGGCCGGCAGAAAGTCAATCTTGTTGACTTTGTACAGCGGAGCCTCGGCGGCATGTTCCCGATTGGTGTTGATGATGAAAAGATCGTCTTTTTTGTAGGCGTAGGTTTCGTCGTTGTCCGCTTGCGTGACTGGGCACTCGTCGACTTCAATGCTGCAGCGCTTGTGAATGCTGTTCATGATAAAGACGCCGTTATGCGTCCTTTGGCCGGCGAAGGGCTCGTTGAAGTACTGGAAAACCTTTTTGACTTCATCGAGGGTGATGCCCCTTTTGCCATCCAGTTTCTGTTTGGCGCTGTTGTACTGAAGGTTCAGTATGTTGGCCATCGTGGAGGCATGTTTTCTGTCGCCAACTCCTTTCAGAGTGAGCAACGCGCTGATTGCATCGATGTAATTTGGCGTTTTCTTCATGACAACCTTGGCTTTTTTTGATGTTGACCGCGAGCGCTGAAAAACCTGCGCGAGGACCCGTGCTGGATTATAGATGATGCCCCGGCGGTTGCGGCGATATCAGTTTGATTTTCCTTGGCAAACTCATAACACACTCGATATCAAATAAAAAAACACTCAAAAGACATTCACATTTAATCGTTTGTATGGTTAATTAGCGCACATACTGTGTGATTCGCGTCCTGGGGGGGTGCCAGTCTCACAAAATAAACCGCCTGCTCTTGTCCGTAAGCAGGGAGCAGGCGGCAAAAAAGCTCTGCAGCCAACACCAGGGCCATTGGCAGTACCGGGGATGACCATTCGAACCTCTCTTCGTCGCTGTATCTTCTTTTTCCCCGTTCCTCACTTTTCTGCCGTAACAGCGCCCTATGAATATCACTCCTGCGTGAATACCGAACGCAACTAGACCATCTTTCTGACTGCCCATTAGCCGACAAGACAACCTGCCCGTACGCTTTTACAAGCCGTGATACGCGACATGCGCGTTGCCGCGGACGAGGGCCCGGCGTCGCGCAAGAGAATCTCCGACGCGATCCGGGATGGGATAAGGCGGGGCCATCGAGAGGGAGACGGCCCCGGCCGGCACCGGGTTTGGTGGCCGGCAAGGCCACTATAGCCGGAGAGCTTGCCGGCGCCAGCGCCACCGTTCGGCATTGCGCGGCCGTTCCAGCGTTTTCTTCACGCGGCGGTAAACGTTGCCGTTTATTGCGCGCTGCGTCCCAGATAATCGTCCCAGTCTTTCCACACCGGCTGCAGCCCGGCATTGCTGATGGCCTCGGCGACCTGCTGCGGCGTGCGGCCGTCGTGCGGCTCGAACTGTTCCAATTCCGGCGGTACGTCGTCGGCATAGCCGCCGGGCTGCGTCTTGGATCCGGCGCTGACGCTGTTGATCGCCACCGGGATCATGTGATCGCGGAAGTACGGCGACTCACGCGTAGACAGCGACAGCTCAACGTCCGGCGCGAACAGCCGGAAGGCGCAGATCAGCTGCACCAGCTGGGGCTCGCTCATGATCGACGCCGGTTCAATACCGCCGGCGCAGGGGCGCAGACGCGGGAACGAGATCGAGTAGCGGCTCTGCCAGTAGGTTTGCTGCAGGTAGAACAGATGTTCCGCCAGCAGGTAACAGTCGGTGCGCCAGCTGTTGGACAGGCCGATCAACGCGCCGAGGCCGATCTTGTCGATTCCGGCGCGCCCCAGGCGATCCGGCGTGGCCAGGCGCCAATGGAAATCCTGCTTCTGGCCGCGCAGATGGTGCTGCAGATAGGTGGCCGGATGGTAGGTTTCCTGATACACCAGCACGCCGTCCAGGCCCAGCGTTTTCAGTTCGGCGTACTCGTCCTGCGCGAGCGGCTGCACTTCCATCATCAGCGAGCTGAAGTGGCGGCGGATCGCCGGAATGTGCTGACGGAAATAGTCCATGCCGACCTTGGTCTGATGCTCGCCGGTGACCAGCAACAGGTGTTCGAACCCCAGCGCCTTGATGGCTTCGCACTCGCGTGCGATCTCCGCCGCATCGAGCGTTTTACGCTTGATGCGGTTGCTCATTGAAAAGCCGCAGTAGGTGCAGTCGTTGGCGCACAGGTTAGAGAGGTACAGCGGCACATAGAAGCTGACGACGTTGCCGAAGCGCTGACGGGTCAGCTGCTGCGCGCGCTGCGCCAGCGGTTCCAGATACGGCGCGGCGGCGGGGGAGATCAGTGCCATAAAGTCGTCGCGCGTCAGCTTGTCGGCATTCAATGCGCGTTCCACGTCGCGTGCGGTTTTGCCGTTGATGCGCAGCGTAATATCGTCCCAATCCAGCTGTTGCCAGCGGCTACTGAAATCGTCGGCCATCACTGTGCCTCCTCTGGCTGGCTGAGGAAGGCGGTCAGCGGGCTGGAGGCGGCCGCACTGCGCTGGCTTGAGCCTAATCCGGCGCTGCGCGCCAGCTCGCCGGCTTCCAGCGCCAGGCGAAACGCCCGTGCCATTCCTACCGGATCGCGCGCCACGGCGATGGCGGTATTCACCAGCACCGCGTCGGCGCCCAGCTCCATCGCTTCCAGCGCGTGGCTCGGCGCGCCGATGCCGGCATCGACCACCACCGGCACCTTGGCCTGTTCGATGATGATCTCGAGCAAGTCGCGGGTGCGCAGACCGCGGTTGGAGCCGATAGGGGCGCCGAGCGGCATCACCGCCGCACAGCCCACCTCTTCCAGCCGTTTGCACAGCACCGGATCGGCGCCGCAGTAGGGCAGCACCACAAAACCGTCTTTCACCAGCGTTTCCGCCGCCTTCAGCGTTTCTATCGGATCCGGCAGCAGGTATTTCACATCGGGATGGATCTCCAGCTTCACCCAGTGGGTGCCGAGCGCTTCGCGCGCCAGCCGGGCGGCGAACACCGCTTCGGCGGCGGTTTTGGCACCGGAGGTATTGGGCAACAGCCTGACGCCCAACTGCTGCAGCGGCGCCAAAATGGCGTCGTTGCCGCCGCGCAGATCGACGCGCTTCATGGCCATGGTCACCAGCTGTGAGCCGGAGGCCGCCAGCGCCTCCAACATCAGCGCCGGGGTGGCGAACTTGCCGGTGCCGGTGAACAGGCGCGAGGTAAAAGTGGTATCGGCGATTTTCAGCATGTCAGCCTCCGGCGATCGCTTGAAACAGCAAAATGTCGTCACCGTCCTGCACCTGATGGTCGGCCCAGTCGGCGCGTGGGATGATGGTTTGGTTGATCGCCAGCGCGGTGCCCGGCTGGTGGCGTTCCAGCTGGGTCAGCAGGGCGGCGACGCTGAGCGGCTGCGCCAGCTCCAGCGGTTGATCGTTCAGTCGGATCTTCATGCCGCGCCTCCGCATACCGGGCAGGTGCGGGCCTGGCTCAGTTGCAGCGTGCTCCAGCTCTGCTGCTTGCCGTCGAACAACCGCAGTTTACCGCTGAGAGAGGAAGGCATGCCGGCCAGCATTTTGATGGCTTCCAGCGCTTGCAGAGTGCCGATCACGCCCACCACCGGGCCGAGCACCCCGGCGGTGCGGCAGTTGCGTTGCGGCTCTTCCTGTTCCGGGTACAGGCAGGCGTAGCAGCCATGCGCATAGGGCGGCTCGAGCACCAGCAGCTGGCCGCTGAAACCGACCGCGCTGCCGCTGATCAGCGGTTTGGCGGCGGCAATGCAGGCGGCATTGACCTCATGGCGGGTCGCCATATTGTCGCAGCAATCCAGCACCAGGTCGGCGCGGGCGACCGCGTCGCGCAGCGCTTGCCCCTGCAGCCGCTGCGCCAGCGGGATGGATTCTACCAACGGGTTCAATGCCTGCAGGTGGCGTTGCGCCAGCGCCGCCTTGCCGGTGGCGGTATCGGCGCTGCGGTAGAGAATTTGCCGCTGCAGGTTGGTGACGTGCAGCTGGTCGTCGTCGGCCAGCAGCAGCGTGCCGACGCCGGCGGCGGCCAGATACAGCGAAGCCGGGGAACCGAGCCCGCCTAAACCGACGATCAGCACCGTGGCGCGCTTGAGTTTCTCCTGGCCTTCCGGGCCGACGTCCTCCAGCAGCAGCTGACGGCTGTAGCGCAGGAATTCCTGATCGTTAAGCATCGTTCGGATCCTCGCCTTCGATCAGCCGCAGCAGCTCGGCCGTCGCCGCGCGCCAGTCCGGCGCCTGGGTGATGGCGCTGACCACCGCCACGCTGCCGACGCCGCACGCCAGCACCGCCGGTACGCGATCGATGCTGATCCCGCCGATCGCTACCGTCGGGTAATCCGCCAAATCGGCGATATGGCGCTTCAACTCCGTCAGCCCCTGCGGCGCCGAAGGCATGTCTTTGGTCTGGGTAGGGAAGATGTGCCCCAGCGCGATGTAGGACGGTTTCACCGCCAGCGCGCGCGCCAGCTCGGCGTCGTCATGGGTGGATACGCCCAGCCGCAGCCCGGCGCGGTGGATGGCCGCCAGATCGGTGGTATCGAGATCTTCCTGGCCCAGATGTACGCCGTAGGCGCCGTGTTTGATCGCCAGCCGCCAGTAGTCGTTGATGAACAGTCGCGCCTGATAACGCTGGCCCAGCGCGATGGCGGCGGCGATATCCTCTTCGACCTGCTCGTCAGGCAGATCCTTGATGCGCAGCTGGATCGTGGTGACGCCGGCCTCCAGCAGGCGAGCGATCCACGCCACGCTGTCGACGACCGGGTAAAGCCCCAGCTTGTGGGGCGTAGCCGGGAAGGGGGTCGTGATATCAGTCATTGCTTGTCTCCTCTTGCAGGGTGCCGGCGCTGTGATACAGCTCGCTGCCGCGGGCGCGGAACTCGGCGGACATTTTCTCCATGCCGGTCAGCTGTACTTCGATCGGCTTGGCGGCTTCCTGGGCGGCGGCGTAGT is part of the Serratia marcescens genome and encodes:
- a CDS encoding HesA/MoeB/ThiF family protein → MLNDQEFLRYSRQLLLEDVGPEGQEKLKRATVLIVGLGGLGSPASLYLAAAGVGTLLLADDDQLHVTNLQRQILYRSADTATGKAALAQRHLQALNPLVESIPLAQRLQGQALRDAVARADLVLDCCDNMATRHEVNAACIAAAKPLISGSAVGFSGQLLVLEPPYAHGCYACLYPEQEEPQRNCRTAGVLGPVVGVIGTLQALEAIKMLAGMPSSLSGKLRLFDGKQQSWSTLQLSQARTCPVCGGAA
- the thiH gene encoding 2-iminoacetate synthase ThiH, with the translated sequence MADDFSSRWQQLDWDDITLRINGKTARDVERALNADKLTRDDFMALISPAAAPYLEPLAQRAQQLTRQRFGNVVSFYVPLYLSNLCANDCTYCGFSMSNRIKRKTLDAAEIARECEAIKALGFEHLLLVTGEHQTKVGMDYFRQHIPAIRRHFSSLMMEVQPLAQDEYAELKTLGLDGVLVYQETYHPATYLQHHLRGQKQDFHWRLATPDRLGRAGIDKIGLGALIGLSNSWRTDCYLLAEHLFYLQQTYWQSRYSISFPRLRPCAGGIEPASIMSEPQLVQLICAFRLFAPDVELSLSTRESPYFRDHMIPVAINSVSAGSKTQPGGYADDVPPELEQFEPHDGRTPQQVAEAISNAGLQPVWKDWDDYLGRSAQ
- the thiS gene encoding sulfur carrier protein ThiS, yielding MKIRLNDQPLELAQPLSVAALLTQLERHQPGTALAINQTIIPRADWADHQVQDGDDILLFQAIAGG
- a CDS encoding thiazole synthase; translated protein: MLKIADTTFTSRLFTGTGKFATPALMLEALAASGSQLVTMAMKRVDLRGGNDAILAPLQQLGVRLLPNTSGAKTAAEAVFAARLAREALGTHWVKLEIHPDVKYLLPDPIETLKAAETLVKDGFVVLPYCGADPVLCKRLEEVGCAAVMPLGAPIGSNRGLRTRDLLEIIIEQAKVPVVVDAGIGAPSHALEAMELGADAVLVNTAIAVARDPVGMARAFRLALEAGELARSAGLGSSQRSAAASSPLTAFLSQPEEAQ
- a CDS encoding response regulator, with the translated sequence MANILNLQYNSAKQKLDGKRGITLDEVKKVFQYFNEPFAGQRTHNGVFIMNSIHKRCSIEVDECPVTQADNDETYAYKKDDLFIINTNREHAAEAPLYKVNKIDFLPAPRIAILDNDGDILELLKKIASRYGIETETFQTADAMLAALEQQSFEAFILDWLLDFGETSERVVKKIKDALDPHARIIILTGQLNHYEKNIGDMILHYDVHLVEKPTKPLIISSLLLSNLFFN
- the thiE gene encoding thiamine phosphate synthase, with amino-acid sequence MTDITTPFPATPHKLGLYPVVDSVAWIARLLEAGVTTIQLRIKDLPDEQVEEDIAAAIALGQRYQARLFINDYWRLAIKHGAYGVHLGQEDLDTTDLAAIHRAGLRLGVSTHDDAELARALAVKPSYIALGHIFPTQTKDMPSAPQGLTELKRHIADLADYPTVAIGGISIDRVPAVLACGVGSVAVVSAITQAPDWRAATAELLRLIEGEDPNDA
- a CDS encoding sensor histidine kinase; amino-acid sequence: MSKKLIGTLIALVAIFSLLILLIAINFGGVKERYKQIEPNLDNYSVAEILFLAFERTKTALLLSKNNDYDAFQIKKKIFYSKIQILESRSTFSDSFYYDDEFIKNVALLKQQYRTLDELSAGLLVGQRNKADILSYMDDIEGTLVDIQEIIYRIQIKNFTEVKGIIQDNSSKAEMFALFSLILVFLMMFLVLRNAFSLKEIIKNKNIFISSIYHEIAGSTQAIVIAADIMEHELAQEELKKEARLVSYHGNKIAEQTREVMDYSRLEMGEVKINISTFRLNEVVDDAVTGIGAGRGNRLMIHRSSYAGLIGSDKYKLYRILANLLSNADKFTHHGAIALNVKVCHGNLYLRVKDTGIGFNVDNLDRLYKAFNQGVERETRQGLGLGLTIIKNYVTTMKGTIRAKSVEGVGSSFLVRIPVKLIKE